The Saccharolobus shibatae B12 genomic interval TTAAGTATATGATCAAGTATATACGGTGTGTATGTTAGTTGTACCGTGTTTTTAATTTCTATACCAATTTTTGGATTTATCCAATCGTCTCCATATTTTCTATAAACTGCTAGTACTATTACGTTTGATTTCGTGTTTATAATTTACTCATTGATGTGTTTAGGACGAACCAACTATGAAAGGGATAAAAGTAGTAGGAGTGAACTATTGCTAAGTAATCTTTCCAGTGTTCTGATTTCCCTACAATGTAAACGTAATAGTCTTCTTTCTCTGTTTTTACTACTATACCATGTCTTATGGTTTGTGATAGGTGTTTTGTTTTCGTTAGTAGTACTCTTTTAGTTGATGCTAGGGCATGATAATATTGGTAAGCGTTTACGTTTCTAGGATATGGGGATGATAATTCAGTGAAGCTAAGCTTTTCTTTTATTTTTCCTATAACTTATATGGCGCTTTCCTTAAATTCGTTGTAGTGTATTTCATCTGTAATTTGGCTTAAATCGTTAGGAGGAATTGGTATTTCTAGTAATGTCATTTTTTAATATTTAGGCTTCTTGAATTATATGTTCTCCCTGACGTGCATTCATCATTATTCAGCAAAGACCAATTAGAACATCCAATAATTGTTTTGCGTTAGAGTTTAAATAAAGTTATATGAAGAAATGAGTTAAATAGGGTCGTTAATATTTCTCTCTAGAAAGGGCTAAATATAAGCTCACAATTGAACCTTTCATATCTGAGGTTCCCCTTCCGTATGCCTTATTATCAATAATTTTGAGCTCGAAAGGATTTGTTAACCAACCATCCCTGGTGGGACAACGTCATAGTGAAAGTTGAAGTGAAGTATAGGATTTGGGCTGTTTCTTACAATTACTATTATTCTTTTGTTCCCTTTATGTGATGGAGAGTAAATGTAGTATTTGTCCATGTATTCCTCTGGTATTTCGATTAGCTGTATTTGAAAACCTATCATTAAATAGGTATTTAAGATAAAGTGCAATATTCTCGTATTCTAATCCAGGTGGATTAACTGTTTTGATTTGTATTAGGTCTTTCAGTAGTTTTGCTGGATCTACCATTTCAATGATTACCTTCTTTTAGCTTTTAACAAATTAGACTTTCCTAATCTATTCTCTAATTCTTCTAATTCTCTCTCTTCATATATTTTCCCTCCATTTTCTATATATTTAAGGAGTTCGATGCAAAATCTTGACGCGTGTTCTAACATTTCAATGTTTAATACACCAGTTTCATATCCCGGTATAACTTGTTTGGAGACGGTTGCAATTCCAATCACTGGAGAATCTGTATATAGCCATGGCGAGATCAGAGTACTAATGTGATATACATTATAATCTAGAGGAGTTAGATCGCCAGTTGTCAAAGGAACCATGTAAATTTCGTGACCAGTTACCTTATTGTAAATGTCAATTACGTTATCGTGAAGTTTTAGGATATACCCGTCTTTAACTACATGAGTTATTGCGAAATCGTCGAACTTAGCTATTCTGTTTCCTTTAGTTGAGTCAATTGATACAACGAATGAGGCCGAGGGATCGACTTCAACTTTAAGTGCTTCATCTAATCCTAAAAGTGGGACCATGAAGTCAAATGGTTTATGGGGAATTAGTTTAGCCTTAACGGACAAGTTAGTTACAAATAGTACATTAAGATCAAGTTCTATTCCTTTTTCTCTTAAATTGAGAAGTTCTAGAAGTGTGGCTAGGCTTACAATTGCTCCATCAGCGTCAGAGACTAAACCCTTATTTACCCCAACCATTTGTATTGCCCCTAATCTTCCTAAGATCTCTACTTTGTCCTTTCCTCCGCCTTCATAAAGTGCTTTTATAAAGGTTACTTCTCCAGCTTTTACTTCCTCGTATTTGACTTTACCTTCTAGCTTCTCCCTTATCTTCTGTAATGGGTCTTCAGATTCTAGAATGTCTATAACCTCTAATAACTTTTTTAACATCATACTCTCAGCTTCCCCGGATTTAGGATATCGTGAGGATCTACTATTCGTTTATATTTCTTCATTAGTTCTAATCTATATTCTTCATCTACTCTATCATTTACAACTAAGGAGTGTATTTCAAATG includes:
- a CDS encoding DUF1177 family protein → MMLKKLLEVIDILESEDPLQKIREKLEGKVKYEEVKAGEVTFIKALYEGGGKDKVEILGRLGAIQMVGVNKGLVSDADGAIVSLATLLELLNLREKGIELDLNVLFVTNLSVKAKLIPHKPFDFMVPLLGLDEALKVEVDPSASFVVSIDSTKGNRIAKFDDFAITHVVKDGYILKLHDNVIDIYNKVTGHEIYMVPLTTGDLTPLDYNVYHISTLISPWLYTDSPVIGIATVSKQVIPGYETGVLNIEMLEHASRFCIELLKYIENGGKIYEERELEELENRLGKSNLLKAKRR